A genome region from Crossiella equi includes the following:
- a CDS encoding GlxA family transcriptional regulator — protein MVREIGFLVFDGVKLLDVAGPAEVFAEAGLSGAAYRVRLVSPDGADVRSSIGMRVPVDGAPADLGPLDTALVAGGEVFPATPVSPELVAAARALAAASTRLASICTGAFVLGAAGLLDGKRATTHWKHTRALATRHPATRVQPDAIFVRDGRTYTSAGVTAGIDLALALLEADHGPDLARAVAKSLVVYMQRAGGQSQFSAALLAPSPRTPVLKLVTDAVQADPAAAFPLDRLAELANLSPRHLTRLFREELGTTPAKYVELVRFDLAKALLDAGHSVTRTAQLAGYGTPEALRRVFVARLSLSPSRYQRRFLSTGGQPRQPDTA, from the coding sequence GTGGTGCGTGAGATCGGGTTCCTGGTCTTCGACGGGGTGAAGCTGCTGGACGTGGCGGGCCCGGCCGAGGTGTTCGCCGAGGCGGGCCTGTCCGGCGCGGCCTACCGCGTCCGCCTGGTGTCCCCGGACGGCGCGGACGTGCGCTCCTCGATCGGCATGCGCGTCCCGGTGGACGGCGCCCCGGCCGACCTGGGCCCCCTGGACACGGCGCTGGTCGCGGGCGGCGAGGTCTTCCCGGCCACCCCGGTGTCCCCGGAGCTGGTCGCCGCCGCCCGCGCCCTGGCGGCGGCCAGCACCCGACTGGCCTCGATCTGCACCGGCGCGTTCGTCCTGGGCGCGGCGGGCCTGCTGGACGGCAAGCGCGCCACCACGCACTGGAAGCACACCCGTGCGCTGGCCACCCGCCACCCGGCCACGCGGGTGCAGCCGGACGCGATCTTCGTGCGGGACGGCCGGACCTACACCTCCGCCGGGGTCACCGCGGGCATCGACCTGGCCCTGGCCCTCCTGGAGGCCGACCACGGCCCGGACCTGGCGCGCGCGGTGGCCAAGTCCCTGGTGGTGTACATGCAACGCGCGGGCGGCCAGTCCCAGTTCTCCGCCGCCCTGCTCGCCCCGTCCCCGCGCACCCCGGTGCTCAAGCTGGTCACCGACGCGGTCCAGGCCGACCCGGCCGCCGCCTTCCCCCTGGACCGCCTCGCCGAGCTGGCCAACCTCAGCCCGCGCCACCTCACCCGCCTGTTCCGCGAGGAGCTCGGCACCACCCCGGCGAAGTACGTGGAGCTGGTGCGCTTCGACCTGGCCAAGGCGCTCCTGGACGCCGGGCACTCGGTGACGAGAACCGCGCAGCTGGCCGGTTACGGCACGCCGGAGGCGCTGCGCCGGGTGTTCGTGGCGCGGCTGTCGCTCTCGCCGTCCCGTTACCAGCGGCGCTTCCTGAGCACCGGCGGTCAGCCCCGCCAGCCGGACACCGCGTAG